The genomic region GGAAAGATGTTCGCGTCGTAAAGATTTCGGATTTCCTCCCCCGCGGCGCGGACGGAAACGCGGACCGCCTCGAACGCCTCGGGGTCGAGCTCGCGATAGTGGCGCTCGAGCTCCATCGGGATCGCGGCAAGGGCCGCCCCCTTCGACGGATACTCGCGCGTCAGGAGATCGAGACCGATCGCCTTGAGCCCGGGGAGGCTCGCGTCGATTCTTCCCGACGC from Candidatus Eisenbacteria bacterium harbors:
- a CDS encoding cytochrome C, with amino-acid sequence ASGRIDASLPGLKAIGLDLLTREYPSKGAALAAIPMELERHYRELDPEAFEAVRVSVRAAGEEIRNLYDANIFPSMNITWNTYPSHLGHEENSGCFRCHSGEHVSEDGQEIDSSCETCHSLLAVEEEDPAVLHTLLAE